TGCGCAAACACATCATTGCGGCCATTCAGGCGCATGCGGCGGCCGAGTACCCGAAGGAGTGCTGTGGGTTGGTGCTGGCCGTGGGCCGGGCGCAGAAGTACTTCCCGTGCCGTAACATCGCAACCGAGCCCAACGAAGAGTTCCGGCTTGAGCCAGAGGATTACGCCGCGGCGGAAGACCAGGGCCAGGTGATCGGTATCGTGCATTCGCATCCGGACGCCACCAGCAGGCCGTCATCGCGCGACCTGGCGATGTGCGAGGCTACGGCCTTGCCCTGGCACATTCTGTCATGGCCTGAAGGGGATTTAAGGACGATCACGCCGACGGGCAGCACGCCGCTGCTCAAGCGCCCGTTCGTACACGGCGCCTGGGACTGCTGGCAGGTCTGCGCGGATTGGTATCAGCGTGAATGGGGGCTCCAGTTTGAAGCTTTCCAGCGCGCCGATGGCTGGTGGGAGAGTGCAGACAGCACAAGCCTTTATGAATCGAACTACGCCGCCGCCGGATTCGAGCAGGTCGACAGCCCGCGGCGAGGCGACATGATCGTAATGGAGGTAGGCCGCACGGCTCACCCGAACCACGCAGGGATCTATCTGGGAACTGACCCGTTGCTTCCCGGTGAAGATTCCGGAGTGTTCGGGCCTGGTCCGTTCGTACTGCACCACCTGTATGGCCGTCCGTCCGAGGTGTTCGTCTACGGCGGTCCGTGGCTCCAGCGCACCCGCTTAATTCTTCGACACAAGGAGGCCCGATGAGCGCCATCGTTTATTCGCCGATGACCACAATCAAACTGTCCTGCTCACTGGCTCAGAAGTTCGGCCGGCTGCACCGCCGCCAAGTTTCATCTGGCGACACATGGGAGGTTTTCCGGGCTCTGAAGGCGACTATCCAAGGTTTCGACGAAGAAATTCGGCGCCTTGACCGACTCGGCATGCGATTTGCCATCTTTCGCAACCGAAAAAATGTCGGTGTCGATGAGTTCGGCATGGGCGGTGCCAGGGAGATACGCATCGTTCCGGTGGTTGAGGGGTCTAAGCGTGCTGGGCTGCTCCAGACAATCATAGGTGTGGTGCTGATCGCGGCGTCATATTTTACCGGGGGTTCTACTCTGGCTTCTGGCATCGCGCTGACTGCGGGAGGCGTTATCCAGATGCTCAGCCCTCAAGCCGCAGGCCTCAAGCAAAGCGCCTCTCCGGAAAACATGCCCAGCTATGCATTTGGCTCGGCAAAGAACACCACGGCGAGCGGCAACCCCGTCCCCATCTGCATCGGTGATCGCCGGTGGGGCGGGGCAATCATCTCGGCATCGATCTATGCCGAGGACAAGACATAAACGCAACGCAGCGAACAGGCCGCCCAAGAGGCGGTTTTTTATTGCCTGGAGGAAAGCATGGGCGCAGCACAGAAGCTGGATATACACGGCGCCAAAGGTGGCGAGAGCAAGCCGAAGTCTCCGGTAGAGTCACCCGACAGCCTGCGCTCGACCAACGTGGCCAAAATCCTGATCGCCGTGGGCGAGGGTGAATTCGACGG
The sequence above is a segment of the Pseudomonas sp. R76 genome. Coding sequences within it:
- a CDS encoding tail assembly protein; the protein is MSAIVYSPMTTIKLSCSLAQKFGRLHRRQVSSGDTWEVFRALKATIQGFDEEIRRLDRLGMRFAIFRNRKNVGVDEFGMGGAREIRIVPVVEGSKRAGLLQTIIGVVLIAASYFTGGSTLASGIALTAGGVIQMLSPQAAGLKQSASPENMPSYAFGSAKNTTASGNPVPICIGDRRWGGAIISASIYAEDKT
- a CDS encoding C40 family peptidase, with amino-acid sequence MRKHIIAAIQAHAAAEYPKECCGLVLAVGRAQKYFPCRNIATEPNEEFRLEPEDYAAAEDQGQVIGIVHSHPDATSRPSSRDLAMCEATALPWHILSWPEGDLRTITPTGSTPLLKRPFVHGAWDCWQVCADWYQREWGLQFEAFQRADGWWESADSTSLYESNYAAAGFEQVDSPRRGDMIVMEVGRTAHPNHAGIYLGTDPLLPGEDSGVFGPGPFVLHHLYGRPSEVFVYGGPWLQRTRLILRHKEAR